Genomic window (Terriglobales bacterium):
CCTCTTCAGCCTGATCCAGGTCATGTACCTGTGCTTCTACGTGGCGGCCCTGGCCACCCTGGACGCGGTGTTTCACACCGTGGGCTCGGTCTTCCCCCGCTGGGCCTGGCCGGCGACGGCGGTGGCCCTGGTCACCGGAGGAGTGGGAATCGCCGCGCGCCTGTGGCTGCTGGCCGCGGTCGCGCTCGACTACCAAGGCCTGGGCAGGAAGTTCCGGCGTCTGTTCCCGTTCCTGTTCGCCCTGGATGTGCTCTGGGCGTTTGCACCGCTGCTGATCGTCCGCTACATCCCGCTGGGGCTGGCGTTCGCGTGCACGGCGGCGCTGCTGCTGGCGCCCTTTGCGCAGCGCACGCTGACGCGGCTGGCCTATCCCACGGCCTGAACGCGGGCGCTGTCGGCGGCGCAGCGCGCCGCCAGTTCGCGCATGCGCCGCAGATCGAGCTTGCCCGTGCCCAGGTAGGGAAGCGCCTCGACGCGATAAAAGTGGGTGGCGCGCGGCCGCCACAGCGGCGGCAGGTCCAGGTCGGGGAGCTTCTGCAGGATCTCCCGCAAGCTCTCCTCGGCCAGGGTGTGCAGCACCACCAGGCGTTCGCCCTTCTTCTCGTCAGGCAAGGCAGCGACCACGAAGGTCTGCTCGGCCAGCCCCGCCAACTGGTGCAGCTTCTCCTCCACTTTGAGGTGCGGCACCATCTCGCCGCCGATCTTGCTGAAGCGGGAGACGCGGTCGGTGATGGTGAGGAAGCCGTCGGCGTCCTGGGTGGCGATGTCGCCGGTGACGTACCAGCCCTGGCGCAGCGCCTCGGCCGTCTGCTCGGGGCGGCCCAAGTAACCCTTCATCACGTTCGGCCCCTGCAGCAGCAGCAGGCCTTCCTCCCCCGCCGGCAAGGGCGAGAGGGTCTCGGGGTTCACGATGCGGGCGCTCATGCCGGGCAGGGGCCGCCCTATGCTGCCTGCCCGACTGCCCTGGGAGCCGCCCGGACGGCCGCCGTTGACCGCCACCACTGGCGCGCACTCGGTGCAGCCGTAACCTTCCACCGGGTGCTTGCCGAACTGCTGCTCGAAGGCCTGGGCCAGCCGCGCCGGCATCTTCTCCGCGCCCACGATCACGAAGTCCAGGCTGCGGAACTGCTCCCGAGTGCAGCGCTTCATGTAGGCCTGCAGGAAGGTGGGGGTGGCCACCATCAGGGTGGCCGAGTACTTCTCCACCAGTTCACCCACCGCGCGCGCGTCCAGCGGGTTGGGCTGATAGGCCACGCCGATGCCCGCCGCCGCCGGCAGCCACAGGGTGACGGTGAGCCCGAAAGCATGGAAGAAGGGCAGGATGCCGACCACGCAGTCGGTGGGCCGCACGGCGAAGACATGAGCCATCTGGGCCACGTTGGCGGCCAGGTTGCCGTGGGTGAGCATCACCCCCTTGGGGTCGCCGGTGGAGCCGCTGGAGAAGACTACGGTAGCCAGGTCGTCGAGGGTGGCTTCCTTCGCCCGGCCCAGCCAGCGTCCCAGGCGCTGGAAGGGCAATAGGTGCGCTGCAGCCAGGGCCTGCAGGCGCTCCCCGGAGCCCGGCTGCGCCGCGACCTCCTCCAGGAAGACGGGGGAAACGGGCAGGTCCATCGGGTAGCGCTCCAGAAAGGCGCGCGAGGTCACCACCTTACGCAAGCCGCACTGTGCGGCACATGCCGCCAGCACCTCGCGCGAGGCGGTGTAATTCAGGTTCACCGGCACCTTGCCCAGCAGGGTGGCCGCCAGGTTGGTGAGGGCGCCGGCCACCGAAGGCGGAAGCAGGAGCCCGACCATCTCTTGGTCCTGCCAGTGAGGACGGAGGCGGCGGGCCAGGAAGAGCGCGCGCGCCAGGGCGGAGCCGAAACGCAGCCCGGGAACGCGCGCGTCCGCCATGAAGAAGCGCAGCGGGTGCCGGCGCGCAGTCCGCACGAAGGCTCGGTCGAGAGGCAGCATGGCTTGCCGGGGAGTGGCCGCGAGATTGTCTCCGATGAGACATTCCCGTGGCAACGACAATTCTACCCCTTCCGAATCCCCAGGATGCCGGCCTGGTCAACGGCGCTGGTAGTGCCCCATCACTTCTCCCTGGGCGACGATGTGCCCTCTCATGGCCCGGTCTACGTCGGAGCGGCTCGCGCCGGAGCGCAGGCCGAGCTTGGAGTCCAGCGCGAAGAGGCGGAAGAAGTATCGATGCGGCTTGCCGCGCGGGGGGCACGGACCGCCGTAGCCGAGGCTGCCGAAGTCGTTCTTCCCTTGCTGGCCTCCGGAAGCAGGCTCAGCGCTCGCCGGCACGCCCTCGGGAAGCTGCTGCACATTCGACGGCAGGTCGTAGAACACCCAGTGGACGAAGGTGCCGACGGGCGCGTCCGGGTCATCGACGATCAGCGCCAGGCTCTGCGTCTCCTGGGGAGGCGCGCTCCAGGAAAGCGCCGGGGACAGGTTTTCTCCGTCGCAGGTAAAGCGGCTGGGGATGTCTCCGCCGGCAGGAAAGGACTTGCTTTCGATCTTCATCATCATGGCAGGCACTCCCTTGCGAGCTCCTCCCTGGCAGGCCGCTGCGGCCAGCCCCAGCAGAGCCAAACCCATCAGCCGCCAGGCCAATCGATCGTTCCCCACCATATGCCTCAGATAAACCCTATCCCGCCCCCGGGTCAAGTGGAGAGGGACGTGCACCCTCCCAGAGCGAGGCCTTGAGGAGACAAACCACTCCAGTTCCTAACGTCCTGATGTCAAAGGGGTTATGGAAAATGGACCGGAAGCACAGGAAGGTGGGATTGGGAGCTGGCGCCTCCGGCAGGGTGATTTGCCCCACCTGGTGGGGGAGATGACCTCCTGTGCCGACAAGGGCCTCAGCAGCAGGTGTATGATTTGCTGCAGTGGACTCAACACTTTTGAGGGATTCATATGCGGTCACCTTATGGTCTGGACATCATCGAAAGCTGCCTCACCTGCAAGCTCCGCGCTGACAAGCTGTTTTGCGATCTGCCGGATTCCAGCCTGAAGGCCTTTGAGGCGGTGAAGTACTCCAGCGCCTATCCCAAGGGGGCGGTGCTGTTCGTGGAGGGCCAGAGCCCGCGGGGGATCTTCGTGCTGTGTAAGGGCCGGGCCAAGCTGAGCGTGGGCTCCAGTGATGGCAAGACGCTGATCCTGAAGATCGCCGAGCCGGGCGAGGTCCTGGGGTTGAGCGCCACGGTTTCCGGCAAGCCCTACGAGTTGACGGCCGAAACCCTGGATCCCTGCCAGGTCAACTTCGTCAAGCGGGAGGACTTCCTGCGCTTCCTGAAGGAGCACGGCGAGGCCTGCTTCCGGGTGGCGGAGCAGCTCAGCGACAAGTACAACAGCGCCTGCCGGGAGATCCGCT
Coding sequences:
- a CDS encoding Crp/Fnr family transcriptional regulator; this encodes MRSPYGLDIIESCLTCKLRADKLFCDLPDSSLKAFEAVKYSSAYPKGAVLFVEGQSPRGIFVLCKGRAKLSVGSSDGKTLILKIAEPGEVLGLSATVSGKPYELTAETLDPCQVNFVKREDFLRFLKEHGEACFRVAEQLSDKYNSACREIRSLGLSHSAGEKLAKLLLEWSGGPVEDHREARLKMALTHEEIAQMIGTSRETVTRLFAELKKRQIIQLKGSTLLIRNKGALRSLATS
- a CDS encoding AMP-binding protein codes for the protein MRTARRHPLRFFMADARVPGLRFGSALARALFLARRLRPHWQDQEMVGLLLPPSVAGALTNLAATLLGKVPVNLNYTASREVLAACAAQCGLRKVVTSRAFLERYPMDLPVSPVFLEEVAAQPGSGERLQALAAAHLLPFQRLGRWLGRAKEATLDDLATVVFSSGSTGDPKGVMLTHGNLAANVAQMAHVFAVRPTDCVVGILPFFHAFGLTVTLWLPAAAGIGVAYQPNPLDARAVGELVEKYSATLMVATPTFLQAYMKRCTREQFRSLDFVIVGAEKMPARLAQAFEQQFGKHPVEGYGCTECAPVVAVNGGRPGGSQGSRAGSIGRPLPGMSARIVNPETLSPLPAGEEGLLLLQGPNVMKGYLGRPEQTAEALRQGWYVTGDIATQDADGFLTITDRVSRFSKIGGEMVPHLKVEEKLHQLAGLAEQTFVVAALPDEKKGERLVVLHTLAEESLREILQKLPDLDLPPLWRPRATHFYRVEALPYLGTGKLDLRRMRELAARCAADSARVQAVG
- a CDS encoding YbhB/YbcL family Raf kinase inhibitor-like protein, giving the protein MMMKIESKSFPAGGDIPSRFTCDGENLSPALSWSAPPQETQSLALIVDDPDAPVGTFVHWVFYDLPSNVQQLPEGVPASAEPASGGQQGKNDFGSLGYGGPCPPRGKPHRYFFRLFALDSKLGLRSGASRSDVDRAMRGHIVAQGEVMGHYQRR